One segment of Canis aureus isolate CA01 chromosome 27, VMU_Caureus_v.1.0, whole genome shotgun sequence DNA contains the following:
- the SFI1 gene encoding protein SFI1 homolog isoform X6, translating into MAWSQWWEQLLHVQRERQKMVSAVKHHQHWQKWKSLKAWLKYVQVRRVKRQLNEMAERFHRVTVLQTHFCDWQWAWERKERLSAQQARVEGLARRMTLRRAFTHWKHYVLLCAEEVAQWKVAEDHSRCSLLHFCFRALKENVTHAHLQQIRRNLAHQQRDITLLHRFWNLWQSRIEQREEREQLPSLCAAWAHCRMTLLRKCIKSWLQYTQKRRYKQRLRSRADSHFQQRALPAAFNTWRRFWRWHQQESVLNARAARFHRETLEKQVFAIWWQKMFQHRENRLAERMAILHSERQLLQRSWSMWHQQAAARHREWQRQAVACAHHRHRQLRKAFCIWRETARGLRTEKMGLVLAAEFQAARLLHWAWSRWRECLALHAAEQRKLMRASLHHQQALLHGTLQTWATYQSQVRSILQEVAARESQHKRRLLRSVFRRWRENTLARVNEAKQTSRASTHYRRTLCSKILVQWQEAASVQIYYRQQEDCAIKEAQKVLERGCLRTWFRRWRDQGQRAAQQRVQLRRAAGHHGRRLLLQTMARWKAHHLGCVRKRLLQRQGAQLLAQTRSRACFHQWKQQLANRRREQQGTARALWFWSFSLQAKVWAAWLGFVLERRRKKVRLERAGQAYHQQLLREGATRLLRFAGSMKAFRQQLHAQQQEQAAHSLHRAVHRCAMLWKQKVLGQGKEPRPPPTMPRRRVTFDSPLPTCVAAGAGDATLETRRPGDPHVPWGALGSLSLAAGDPQLLELNATRLARKQPRRPHFLLEPVQSQRPQGCGSLRGKGSEAPQECDRGLVWPAGPSLMRPFPPEAWMALVPSSPSPQPRALLGHPGLKLPPTLKTGPELLPPSSFMPCGVEAPARASAQPTTPGLTLQASPSPASVPQSRLLLPGDFMGTGRSSGTMGVHPKPVSTASTRATPGAWAPSTQPWPSREGGQDQACSPITAGHDDLEAELESIQQQLQDYQTMKQNLSSCQRQARSLRRWLELSQEEPRPEDQEAEQQVQEELQEVELQIQQLASELQAQRQPIRACIARVQALRQALC; encoded by the exons GCTTGGTCACAGTGGTGGGAACAGCTCCTGCATGTccagagggaaagacagaagaTGGTCTCTGCAGTGAAACACCATCAGCACTGGCAAAAGTGGAAATCCCTGAAGGCCTGGCTCAAATATGTGCAGGTCCGCAGAGTGAAGAGGCAGCTGAACG AGATGGCTGAGCGATTCCATCGGGTCACTGTGCTCCAGACACACTTCTGTGATTGGCAGTGGGCCTGGGAACGGAAGGAGAGATTGTCTGCCCAGCAGGCCCGGGTGGAGGGGCTAGCCAGGAGGATGACTCTGCGGCGGGCCTTTACTCACTGGAAACACT ATGTGCTGCTGTGTGCCGAAGAAGTGGCCCAGTGGAAGGTGGCAGAAGATCACAGTAGGTGCAGCTTGTTG CATTTCTGTTTTCGAGCCCTAAAAGAAAATGTGACCCATGCTCATCTCCAGCAAATAAGAAGGAATCTCGCTCACCAGCAACGTGACATCACG CTACTACACAGGTTCTGGAACCTCTGGCAGTCTCGGattgagcagagggaagagagagagcagcTTCCCTCACTGTGTGCTGCCTGGGCCCACTGCAG AATGACATTGCTACGCAAGTGTATCAAATCATGGTTACAGTATACTCAGAAGAGGCGGTACAAGCAG CGGCTGCGGTCCAGAGCAGACAGTCACTTCCAACAGAGAGCCCTGCCTGCGGCCTTCAACACATGGAGAAGATTCTGGCGATGGCACCAGCAGGAAAGTGTTCTCAATGCAAGAGCAGCACGCTTTCACAG GGAGACGTTGGAGAAGCAAGTATTTGCTATTTGGTGGCAGAAGATGTTTCAGCATCGAGAAAACCGCTTGGCAGAGAGAATG GCCATCCTTCATTCAGAGCGTCAGCTTCTGCAAAGGTCCTGGTCCATGTGGCATCAGCAGGCAGCAGCACGTCACCGGGAATGGCAGCGGCAAGCAGTGGCCTGTGCCCACCACCGCCACAGACAGCTCAGGAAGGCTTTCTGCATCTGGAGGGAGACTGCCCGAGGGCTCAGAACTGA GAAGATGGGCCTAGTGCTGGCTGCAGAGTTCCAAGCGGCCCGGCTCCTGCACTGGGCCTGGAGCCGGTGGAGGGAG TGCCTGGCCCTGCACGCTGCTGAGCAGCGGAAGCTGATGCGCGCCAGCCTGCACCACCAGCAGGCCTTGCTGCATGGGACACTGCAGACCTGGGCG ACTTACCAGAGCCAGGTGCGGAGCATCCTCCAGGAGGTGGCAGCCAGGGAGAGCCAGCACAAGAGGCGGCTGCTGCG GAGTGTGTTCCGTCGCTGGAGAGAGAACACCCTGGCCCGAGTGAATGAAGCAAAGCAAACCTCCCGAGCAAGCACTCACTATAGGCGAACCTTGTGTTCCAAG ATCTTGGTGCAGTGGCAGGAGGCTGCATCAGTGCAGATATATTACCGACAGCAGGAGGACTGTGCCATCAAGGAGGCCCAGAAGGTGCTGGAGAGGG GCTGTCTCAGGACGTGGTTTCGGCGCTGGCGGGACCAAGGCCAGAGGGCGGCCCAGCAGAGAGTCCAGCTTAGGCGGGCGGCTGGGCATCACGGCCGGCGGCTGCTGCTGCAGACCATGGCCCGGTGGAAGGCGCACCATCTCGGCTGTGTCAGGAAGCGG ctcctacAGAGGCAGGGCGCCCAGCTCCTGGCCCAGACTCGCAGCCGGGCCTGCTTCCACCAATGGAAACAACAG CTGGCAAACAGGAGGCGGGAGCAGCAGGGCACAGCACGGGCCCTGTGGTTCTGGTCCTTCTCACTACAGGCAAAG GTGTGGGCCGCGTGGCTGGGCTTTGTGCTGGAAAGGCGGAGGAAGAAGGTGCGGCTGGAGCGGGCCGGGCAGGCCTACCACCAGCAGCTCCTCCGGGAGGGTGCCACTCGCCTCTTGCGGTTCGCAGGCAGCATGAAGGCCTTCAGGCAGCAGCTGCAcgcccagcagcaggagcag GCGGCTCACAGTCTCCACCGTGCAGTCCATCGCTGTGCCATGCTCTGGAAACAGAAGGTTCTGGGCCAGGGCAAGGAGCCTCGGCCCCCACCCACCATGCCCCGCAGGAGAGTGACATTTGACAGTCCCCTTCCCACCTGTGTTGCTGCTGGGGCTGGGGATGCCACCCTGGAGACCAGGAGGCCAGGAGATCCTCATGTGCCCTGGGGGGCTCTGGGCAGCCTGTCCCTGGCTGCCGGGGACCCCCAACTTCTAGAGCT AAATGCTACCCGCTTGGCAAGAAAGCAGCCTCGACGTCCACATTTCCTGCTGGAGCCTGTGCAGAGCcagaggccccaggggtgtggcAGCCTCAGGGGAAAAGG GTCTGAGGCACCTCAGGAGTGTGACCGAGGCCTGGTCTGGCCAGCAGGCCCTTCCCTGATGAGGCCTTTCCCACCAGAGGCCTGGATGGCACTGGTCCCAAGCAGCCCTtcaccccagcccagggccctgctggGTCACCCTGGCCTGAAGCTGCCCCCCACATTGAAGACAGGCCCAGAGCTGCTGCCCCCTTCATCCTTCATGCCGTGTGGAGTGGAAGCACCTGCCAGG GCCTCTGCACAGCCCACCACTCCTGGGCTCACACTTCAGGCCTCGCCATCCCCAGCCAGTGTCCCTCAGTCCCGCCTGCTGCTTCCTGGGGACTTCATGGGCACTGGGCGCAGCTCTGGAACCATGGGTGTGCACCCAAAGCCTGTCAGCACTGCGAGCACTCGGGCCACTCCTGGTGCCTGGGCTCCCTCCACTCAGCCTTGGCCTAGCCGAGAGGGGGGTCAAGATCAAGCCTGTTCTCCTATCACCGCGGGCCACGACGACCTGGAGGCTGAGCTTGAGAGCATCCAGCAGCAACTGCAGGACTACCAGACCATGAAGCAGAATCTCTC GTCCTGCCAGCGGCAAGCAAGAAGCCTGCGCAGGTGGCTGGAGCTGAGCCAGGAGGAGCCCAGGCCTGAGGACCAGGAAGCAGAGCAGCAGGTGCAGGAAGAACTACAGGAG GTGGAGCTGCAGATCCAGCAGCTGGCCTCTGAGCTCCAGGCCCAGCGCCAGCCCATCCGCGCCTGCATCGCCCGTGTCCAGGCCCTGCGGCAGGCTCTGTGCTAG